gCTGGAAAGTTGattacaggctcaagaagggaGGAAAAATGAATTACACGAAAGGGTTGCTTGTGTGCGAATTCAAAAGCGGCATCCACACATGAGGTAGAAAAAGCAAGCAGTGAGAACGAGGAAAATGGCttcaaagagagagagaatctTGAAAGCGACGTGGTTGAAGAAGGAAACAGGGAAAGAAGAAAGGCTCTTCCACTTGAATATTGCAGCGCCCAGGTATTTCCACCTCTGCGACTCTCTCTTCAGCCTCTTGGAGAACCATGATGATCTCTTGTTCTTTTCAACCATGTCCCTAATGATATTCAAGTTGCGATTTTGCTTTGTGGGTTTTTCTTGGAGTAACGAGGAGAGAAATGGGTCGCGGTTATATTGGAACTTAGTGCTTTTCTTGGTGCCCACGGTGAGAAGAAAGAGTGGAATGGAATGCGTATTTATATGTGGAATTATGAAGTGAATGAGGACATGGTTTGGTCGTGTTTGGTGGTTTGAATTTAATTGAGGAGTGTGAAATTGTGGGAGTGGAATCAAAAATTCAGAACTGCTCCTCCGCGTTTGGATTATTGGGTCACGTACATCATGGTGGGGCCCGCGTTGAGTCCAGCGTGGGTTCTGGCTTGGGGGTGTCAAATGAAACGTAACGTAATAGTGCCAAGTGGGGACTGTGTGTATCTTTGCatcttcttaaaataaaaggaaaaaactcttttgacggccaaaattaatattaaaagatagagaaaaaaatattaatagataaaataatgtgatacaaaaataaagatgaaaagaaaTCAAGGATGTTGACCAGGTATTTAATATTTAGGAATGTCAAAAAAATCAGGATTCAAAATGAAAGTTAAAtgatctttttatatttttgctgAGAGTGGTTTGGTTGTATTTAAATGGAGAGTAAGAGAaaggaattttaaaaaacattgtgTGAATTCTATGCCTTTTTTCCTCtactttaattcaatttttttttttaaaagaatcatTTATTTCTCTTCCACAAAATCAAACTAACATTATACTTACTTCTTTTCTcatcaaatatgatttttaaacatcctaaatattattcaacactagatgagaaagataaaagagaaaaatataactattataaataatttggtatgatagaaaatgaaaagtataaatagagtgttttaaaaaatgtttaatagaGTGCTTTAAAAACTTATGAGCAATTatgaaaaggaagagagaataaatataacaattttcaaTTTACTGAAATTAGACAgcgaactaaaaaaattatctgtACATATGGATCATACATTATgcatattaaaatatgtttggatgtttatagtttgttaaaaaaaataataacgaaTCTGATGATATAATTTCAGTTCTGGTTTGTTTAGTTATGTttaattgatgttattattttaataaaaatttggcTTAATtgtaaaaagagttttttattttactaaattggttgtcttatttttttaatttattatcagagttttgttttcaaaattcatgATCATTAACTTATTTTTGCATATCATATTCTGGATGCTCAAATTGGATTCGTGTTATTATTCTAAGAATTAGAGATTTTTGGTAATATAAAAGTTAGGAATTTTAGGTGGATGAAATTtaggttttgtaattatttctgaaataattattagttaTCTAATTATTAATGAGAATAAATTGGAAATcatgtaaataataaattaatttaattaataatgatattttttaaatatataaatatctcTTAAATGGTTAATTACATGTAAACACGTTTAATTTTTCCTATGAGGACTTAcctaataaatttaaagaaaaacttcgataataaattaaaaaataatacaagtaaaatgaaaaaatatatatataagagtacattttttgtcattaagcatgaaaattttataagtaAAAGTTGTTTTACTTACATAAGGTGATTATTACAGTGGACCACTTTAACATATGGTCCATATTGGAGCATGATTTTAACTCCTAGGATTAATCTTGCAACAGTGATTCTCCTACGCTAGATTTTTGTAAATCTCCATATTGGTGCGACGCTCCCAGAATCGGCGGATTTCAGAACTTCAGAGTTCAAATGCGAGGAATTCGGAAGGAGGCGAAGCTTGTTGAAGACGAAGCGAGAGTTCTCAGGTTTGTTGTTGGCTTATCGTAGTTGTTCTCGTCGCTGCTCTCTCGGTGGTTTCGTTGGTGAGAAGTAGCGGGGAAGTGTTTGAGTGGCTGGCGAAGCTTGTCAAAGATGAAGCGATAGTCAAAGTCTGTTTGAAGAGGTGACGACGATGCCGGTTGAAACTAGGGTTTTGGGATTTGGGGAAGAAGATGGCGACAACGAACAGTGACCGCAAAGATTGTTGGGGGAAAGTTGCGGATCCAGTGTAAACTGTCTCacagtaataaataaatccaaCGATTCAAAATTATTGTTCATAATCAACCACTTATCAAAGTCATCCCTGTAAAATTAGCCTgaaataagaatataatttgGATGCATCAGAGTTTGAAGTTTACtcaaggtggaaatttgtatatatgACTTTTGTTGGCTAGAAATTActtgatattatattattttttattttttttaggttcttgagatcaaattattaattgatGCAATAGGATGGTTATCTTTTGATAACTTTCTTCCCTacatcaaaattatataaaagggaattaaaacatatttaagaacATGAATATATGCTTGAtggttttttaatataaaattatatatttataaatttatgtaaaataaaaaaacttaaccacgtataaatattagtaatagattaatctataactattaataacaaaaattaactattttgatGTACATATTTCagataattttacttttaaatcacttcttaaattttaattttttttctaatttacatTAACTTTCcattacttttatatttaacttctatttttaattatttaaaaaatttagagagtTTCCCTAATTTAATATAACATAAACTAGTACTGTATCATTAGCAACATTTTGGGTTACTTATCCTCCATGCGTAGTTATTGTTCATTGacattgttttcttgaaaaacTTGTAGTAATAGATACCGGtgtaataaatacaataattagTTTGATAGTTAGAAACCAATCAATTCATTTTAAAGTTAGGTTAAAGTAAATAACTTTAAACGTGTATTTGATTCTAGCTATGTCCGCACGAGAATGGCAATAACCGGAGGCGCTTTAAGAAATGGTTTTTCACAGGAATCATCATAAATCGCAACAATAAAGTTAAGAAAGGCTTGCAGAATCTGTATCTTCTTGACAAGTGGTTAGTTCTTATACCAATAATGCATTGtaatttgaagattaaaaaGCAAAAAGATGCATGCCAACCAAACAAAGGTGGATAATATGTTGAAATTAAGTGAATTgtgttaaattaattactacATTATTTAACACATCAGTACTCTGTAAAGACTATAAGTATGCTTAATAGTATAAGATTTCAGTTAGTGGAATGCATGGATTCATTTTATTAGGCAGCTAGCATTTCATATTTGGAATCTACCGAAAGATGAAGCGTatacaatatgtttttttttattctatacgTAATTATTGTTCATTGACATTGTTTTCTTGAAGAACTTGTAATAGAGACtaatgtaattattaattaatacaatCATGAGTAGTAGTACTACGCATTGAGCTAATAACGGAAATAGAGAATAAAACTTTAttctagtttttaaaaattattttcacattttaaaagtaaaaaaataaaaagcatatgttttagtaattgtttttcataaatttattttcgaaattaaagttttcaaagtaattactttcatttttttatttttttatttctatgtaTAATATTCTCATAATGAATAAGGTGATTTATTTATTCACATATAAGAcataattcacatatattcttctttgatgtataatttttttaaaagaaaaatagtttttgaaactttcttaatttaaccaaaaaattgttttgttttcagaAACTATactgaaaacaaattttaaaaattgtattgaaaacaagttttgaaaataaaagtgagAAACATTTCAAATAAGTtcttaaagtaataaaaaaaagggaaagaaaagaaacatgaTGAAACCAGTATACAAAAAAATGTCATacctaatagaaaaaaaaaaaaacagtctgTAAGTTTATCTCTATTGATATAGTCTTTATTTAACACAAACTAAATTGTTGATGAtatatagattttgcaagtctACACGAATTATGAATAATCTTCTAAGTTTTCCGTCAATGTTAGCGTCTGTGTCGATGTTAACTGTGAGATGTGATTCAAAGACTGAatcaatgaaaaagaaaaaagacctAAAAAATTAGGAGATcttgttaaaaaagaaaaaagaaaaagaagaataaaagatAAGTTGAGTTGAGAAGGTTCTTCTAATGCCATGCCACCTTATCACGAAAGTCCACGCCAACCACTGCGCGTCAATACTCAATATATAGAAACGCGTACTATAATGTGTCCACAAATAGGGATACAAGTCCTTCAACCGCAAGGGATGCTGTGGATGTTTTTAGAGAccatatatatatctttattttttaactaatatatttgagtttgataaaattaattaatgtaattgtatatttaaaattaatttaagattattaattaaattaaaataattttatattaatttaattcacgTATTCGATGGTAgggttaattaattagtaacatTAGGAAGGTGGCAAGAAAAAATGGTTAAAGCTATCCCATTGACGGAAaacaatataacttaaaaaaaatcattttaagcatttgaaaaatcaaAGAGGCGGAGAGACTTTAGCAATTTTTTAGTTTCCAAAAAAGGCATTAGCTGTGAACTTAGCTTATAGCtactaatatataaaaaacGGTGCAAACTACAAGAAAGAGGCTCTTGATATATtaagtaataaattatatatatataacctctTAAAAGAATGTTTTTACTAATAAATGTAAAGAATTTAGTTGTACTgttgttatttataataattttgtaacatAAGGAATTT
This genomic interval from Glycine max cultivar Williams 82 chromosome 5, Glycine_max_v4.0, whole genome shotgun sequence contains the following:
- the LOC113001635 gene encoding uncharacterized protein, translated to MVEKNKRSSWFSKRLKRESQRWKYLGAAIFKWKSLSSFPVSFFNHVAFKILSLFEAIFLVLTACFFYLMCGCRF